One segment of Neisseria mucosa DNA contains the following:
- the aroE gene encoding shikimate dehydrogenase gives MNNTPRYAVFGNPVAHSKSPQIHQQFALQEGAAIEYERICAKIGGFAEAVAAFRAEGGQGANVTVPFKQEAFALADEHSERALAAGAVNTLVWLEDGRIHGDNTDGIGLANDITQVKNIAIEGKTILLLGAGGAVRGVIPVLKEHRPARIIIANRTHAKAEELAQLFGIEAVPMADLNGGFDIIINGTSGGLSGQLPAVNPEIFRGCRLAYDMVYGDAAQAFLNFAQSNGAAEVSDGLGMLIGQAAASYHIWRGFTPDIRPVIEYMKAL, from the coding sequence ATGAACAATACCCCGCGTTACGCCGTTTTCGGCAACCCTGTTGCACACAGTAAATCGCCGCAAATCCATCAGCAGTTTGCGCTGCAGGAAGGCGCGGCCATCGAATATGAGCGCATTTGTGCCAAAATCGGCGGTTTTGCCGAAGCTGTTGCAGCGTTTCGTGCCGAGGGTGGGCAAGGTGCGAATGTAACCGTTCCGTTCAAGCAGGAAGCTTTTGCGCTGGCGGACGAGCATTCCGAACGCGCGTTGGCTGCCGGTGCAGTCAATACGCTAGTGTGGTTGGAAGACGGCAGGATACACGGCGACAACACCGACGGTATTGGCTTGGCCAACGACATCACGCAGGTCAAAAACATTGCCATCGAAGGCAAAACCATTTTGCTTTTGGGCGCGGGCGGCGCGGTGCGCGGCGTGATTCCGGTGTTGAAAGAACACCGCCCTGCCCGTATCATCATTGCCAACCGTACCCACGCCAAAGCCGAGGAATTGGCGCAGCTTTTCGGCATTGAAGCCGTCCCGATGGCGGATTTGAACGGCGGTTTCGATATCATCATCAACGGCACGTCCGGCGGCTTGAGCGGTCAGCTTCCAGCCGTCAATCCTGAAATTTTCCGCGGCTGCCGCCTTGCCTACGATATGGTTTACGGCGACGCGGCGCAGGCGTTTTTGAACTTTGCCCAAAGCAACGGCGCGGCCGAAGTTTCAGACGGCCTTGGCATGCTGATCGGTCAGGCTGCCGCTTCTTACCATATTTGGCGCGGATTTACGCCCGATATCCGCCCTGTTATCGAATACATGAAAGCCCTGTAA
- the glnA gene encoding type I glutamate--ammonia ligase — protein sequence MSIKDAVKLIEESEARFVDLRFTDTKGKQHHFTVPARIVLDDPEEWFENGQAFDGSSIGGWKGIQASDMQLRPDASTAFVDPFYDDTTVVFTCDVIDPADGQGYDRDPRSIARRAEAYLKSSGIGDTAYFGPEPEFFVFDGVEFETDMHKTRYEITSESGAWSSGLHLDGQNTGHRPAVKGGYAPVAPIDCGQDLRSAMVNILEELGIEVEVHHSEVGTGSQMEIGTRFATLVKRADQTQDMKYVIQNVAHNFGKTATFMPKPIMGDNGSGMHVHQSIWKDGQNLFAGDGYAGLSDTALYYIGGIIKHAKALNAITNPSTNSYKRLVPHFEAPTKLAYSAKNRSASIRIPSVNSSKARRIEARFPDPTANPYLAFAALLMAGLDGIQNKIHPGDPADKNLYDLPPEEDALVPTVCASLEEALAALKADHEFLLRGGVFSKDWIDSYIAFKEEDVRRIRMAPHPLEFEMYYSL from the coding sequence ATGTCCATCAAAGACGCTGTAAAACTGATTGAAGAAAGCGAAGCCCGCTTCGTAGATTTGCGCTTTACCGATACCAAAGGCAAGCAGCACCACTTTACCGTACCTGCCCGCATCGTCCTCGACGATCCCGAAGAATGGTTTGAAAACGGTCAGGCGTTTGACGGTTCGTCCATCGGCGGCTGGAAAGGCATTCAGGCTTCCGATATGCAGTTGCGTCCCGATGCATCTACAGCCTTCGTCGATCCTTTCTACGACGATACCACCGTTGTCTTTACCTGCGACGTTATCGACCCGGCTGACGGCCAAGGCTACGACCGCGACCCACGCTCCATCGCCCGCCGCGCCGAAGCCTATTTGAAATCTTCCGGCATCGGCGACACCGCCTACTTCGGCCCTGAGCCTGAATTCTTCGTTTTTGACGGCGTAGAATTTGAAACCGACATGCACAAAACCCGTTACGAAATCACTTCCGAAAGCGGCGCATGGTCAAGCGGCCTGCATTTGGACGGTCAAAACACCGGCCACCGCCCGGCCGTCAAAGGCGGTTACGCCCCCGTCGCACCGATTGATTGCGGCCAAGACCTGCGTTCTGCCATGGTGAACATTTTGGAAGAACTTGGCATCGAAGTGGAAGTGCACCACAGTGAAGTCGGTACCGGTAGCCAAATGGAAATCGGCACGCGCTTCGCCACCTTGGTCAAACGCGCCGACCAAACCCAAGACATGAAATACGTGATTCAAAACGTTGCTCACAACTTCGGCAAAACCGCCACTTTCATGCCTAAACCCATCATGGGCGACAACGGCAGCGGTATGCACGTCCACCAATCCATCTGGAAAGACGGTCAAAACCTGTTCGCAGGCGACGGCTATGCCGGTTTGTCTGATACCGCCCTTTATTACATCGGCGGCATCATCAAACACGCCAAAGCCCTGAACGCGATTACCAATCCGTCCACCAACTCCTACAAACGCCTCGTGCCGCACTTTGAAGCGCCGACCAAACTGGCCTACTCCGCCAAAAACCGTTCCGCTTCCATCCGCATTCCGTCTGTGAATAGCAGCAAGGCACGCCGCATTGAAGCGCGTTTCCCTGACCCGACCGCCAACCCATACTTGGCATTTGCCGCTTTATTAATGGCCGGTTTGGACGGCATTCAAAACAAAATCCATCCGGGCGACCCTGCCGATAAAAACCTGTACGACCTGCCTCCGGAAGAAGATGCATTGGTGCCAACCGTTTGCGCCTCTTTGGAAGAAGCACTGGCCGCCCTCAAAGCCGACCACGAATTCCTCCTGCGCGGCGGTGTGTTCAGCAAAGACTGGATCGACAGCTACATCGCCTTCAAAGAAGAAGACGTACGCCGCATCCGCATGGCGCCGCACCCGCTGGAATTTGAAATGTATTACAGCCTGTAA
- a CDS encoding site-2 protease family protein, with protein sequence MFANFDLGVFLLAVLPVLLAITVREVARGYTARYWGDHTGEQLGRLTLNPLPHIDPVGTIVVPLVCLMIGSFLFGWARPMPIDSRNFRDPRRAWRWVSISGPIANLILAFFWGFVVVLAAYVPESYQAPLAQMAGYGVMVNSIWVAFSLIPILPWDGGIFIDTFLNAKQSMQFRKIEPYGTWIILILLFTGLLAKLIWPIIDMIQTAVQMVVMLFI encoded by the coding sequence ATGTTTGCAAATTTTGATTTAGGCGTATTTCTGCTGGCAGTATTGCCTGTGTTGTTGGCCATTACCGTGCGCGAAGTGGCACGCGGTTATACGGCGCGGTATTGGGGCGACCATACCGGCGAGCAGCTTGGGCGTTTGACGCTCAATCCGCTGCCGCACATCGACCCTGTCGGTACGATTGTCGTGCCGCTGGTGTGTCTGATGATAGGCAGTTTTCTGTTCGGCTGGGCGCGTCCCATGCCCATCGATTCGCGTAATTTCCGCGATCCGCGCCGCGCGTGGCGTTGGGTGTCTATTTCAGGCCCGATTGCCAATCTGATTTTGGCGTTCTTTTGGGGTTTTGTGGTCGTACTTGCCGCGTATGTGCCTGAATCGTATCAAGCACCGTTGGCGCAGATGGCCGGTTACGGCGTGATGGTGAACTCGATTTGGGTTGCATTCAGCCTGATTCCGATTTTGCCTTGGGACGGCGGTATTTTTATTGATACCTTCCTTAACGCCAAGCAGTCCATGCAGTTTCGTAAAATCGAGCCATACGGCACATGGATTATCCTGATCCTGTTGTTTACAGGCCTGCTGGCCAAACTGATTTGGCCGATTATCGACATGATTCAGACCGCAGTGCAGATGGTTGTCATGTTGTTTATTTAA
- the dusB gene encoding tRNA dihydrouridine synthase DusB, which yields MHIGGYFIDNPIALAPMAGITDKPFRRICREFGAGWAVCEMLTSDPTLRNTKKTLRRSDFEGEGGVVAVQIAGSDPQQMAEAAQYNVGLGAQVIDINMGCPAKKVCNVQAGSALMQNEPLVAEILAAVVNAVDVPVTLKTRLGWHDEHQNLPTIAKIAEESGIAALAIHGRTRTQMYKGEARYELIAETKGRLNIPVWVNGDITSPQKAAAVLKQTAADGIMIGRGAQGRPWLFRDLKHYAEHGVLPPALSLAECNATILNHIRAMHAFYGEVAGVRIARKHIGWYIDEMPDGEHTRRDINRLDSAAAQYDTLAAYLETLSEKTDRWVCHYREG from the coding sequence ATGCACATCGGCGGCTATTTCATTGACAACCCCATCGCACTCGCCCCCATGGCAGGCATTACGGACAAACCGTTCCGCCGGATTTGCCGCGAGTTTGGCGCAGGGTGGGCGGTGTGCGAAATGCTGACCAGCGACCCGACGCTTAGAAATACCAAAAAGACCCTGCGCCGTAGCGATTTTGAAGGCGAGGGCGGAGTGGTGGCCGTCCAGATTGCCGGCAGCGATCCGCAGCAGATGGCGGAAGCCGCGCAGTATAACGTCGGCTTAGGTGCGCAGGTTATCGACATCAACATGGGCTGCCCGGCCAAAAAAGTCTGCAATGTGCAGGCAGGCAGCGCATTGATGCAAAACGAGCCTTTGGTTGCCGAAATCTTGGCAGCCGTTGTCAACGCGGTGGACGTACCCGTTACCCTCAAAACCCGTTTGGGCTGGCACGACGAACATCAAAACTTGCCGACCATCGCCAAAATCGCTGAAGAATCAGGCATTGCAGCCCTTGCCATCCACGGTCGCACACGCACGCAGATGTACAAAGGCGAAGCGCGTTACGAACTGATTGCCGAAACCAAAGGCCGTCTGAACATCCCCGTTTGGGTCAACGGCGATATTACTTCGCCGCAAAAAGCCGCCGCCGTCCTCAAACAAACCGCCGCCGACGGCATCATGATAGGGCGCGGCGCACAAGGCAGGCCGTGGCTCTTCCGTGATTTAAAACATTATGCCGAACACGGTGTTTTACCGCCGGCCTTGAGCTTGGCAGAATGCAACGCCACCATTTTGAACCACATCCGCGCCATGCACGCGTTTTATGGCGAAGTCGCCGGCGTGCGCATCGCCCGCAAACACATTGGCTGGTACATCGACGAAATGCCCGACGGCGAACACACACGCCGGGACATCAACCGATTGGACAGCGCCGCGGCACAATACGATACCCTTGCCGCCTATCTTGAGACGCTTTCAGAGAAAACCGACCGCTGGGTATGCCACTATCGGGAAGGCTAA
- a CDS encoding Fis family transcriptional regulator, whose product MNQTTTDIAQCIEQNLRQYFKDLDGTEPCGVYDMVLHQVEKPMLACVMEQCGGNQSKAAVILGLNRNTLRKKLQQHGML is encoded by the coding sequence ATGAATCAAACGACGACTGACATTGCGCAATGTATTGAACAAAACTTACGACAATACTTCAAAGACTTAGATGGTACGGAACCTTGCGGCGTGTATGATATGGTGTTGCATCAAGTGGAAAAGCCGATGCTTGCCTGCGTAATGGAGCAATGCGGCGGCAACCAGTCTAAAGCTGCCGTTATTTTGGGTTTGAACCGCAATACCCTGCGTAAAAAATTACAACAGCACGGTATGCTGTAA
- a CDS encoding glutamine amidotransferase-related protein: MQNPNKLNIHFILHEAFEVPGAYLKWAQWRGHNISATKVYECETLPDNVDDIDFLIVMGGPQSPDEDRQTFPYYDPKSELRLMRQAMAADKYIVGVCLGAQLLSVAYGARHTRSPEREIGIYPIELTAEGLADAHVSLLCKTLNTGHWHGDMPGLTDEAVVLATSKGCPRQIIRFASKHYAFQAHLEFDREAVGLLIAADGRDNVAEQSQAQTYVQHPDKIEAADFSEMNAKLFDFLDSLTQTK; encoded by the coding sequence ATGCAAAATCCGAATAAATTAAATATCCATTTCATCCTGCACGAGGCATTTGAAGTGCCGGGCGCATATTTGAAATGGGCGCAATGGCGCGGACATAACATCAGTGCAACCAAAGTGTACGAATGTGAAACCCTGCCTGACAATGTGGACGATATAGATTTTTTGATTGTGATGGGCGGGCCGCAATCGCCTGATGAAGACAGGCAGACATTCCCGTATTACGACCCCAAATCCGAGCTGCGCCTGATGCGTCAGGCGATGGCGGCGGATAAATATATTGTCGGCGTGTGTTTGGGTGCGCAGCTTTTATCCGTTGCCTACGGCGCGCGCCACACACGCAGCCCTGAGCGTGAAATCGGCATTTATCCGATTGAGCTGACGGCGGAAGGTCTGGCGGATGCCCATGTTTCCCTGTTGTGCAAAACCCTGAATACCGGCCATTGGCACGGCGATATGCCCGGTTTGACGGATGAGGCGGTTGTGTTGGCAACCAGCAAAGGCTGTCCGCGCCAGATTATCCGTTTTGCGTCCAAACATTATGCCTTCCAGGCTCATTTGGAGTTTGACCGCGAAGCCGTCGGGCTGCTGATTGCGGCGGACGGGCGCGACAATGTGGCCGAACAAAGTCAAGCTCAAACTTATGTCCAGCATCCGGATAAAATCGAAGCGGCGGATTTCAGTGAAATGAATGCCAAACTCTTCGACTTTTTGGATTCGCTGACGCAGACAAAATAA
- a CDS encoding DMT family transporter, with protein MFYQILALLIWGSSFIAAKYSYEMIDPALMVEARLLIAALMVLPSCRRYLGRIPRSEWKPLLWISFVNYVVVLMLQFIGLKYTSAASAITMVGLEPLLVVFVGHFFFNDKAKLYHWICCAAAFAGVGMMVLGGAEEGGSIDWFGCLLILLAGFGFAGVIRPSQKMIARIGAPAFTAASMAAAALLCLPFSLVLADSYQINWSWGGTLSVLYMGIGCSWLAYLLWNKGMNKVPANVSGLLISLEPVIGVIMAVLILGEHLSSMAALGITVVISSTFVAGVLARIGSKHKKAV; from the coding sequence ATGTTCTATCAAATACTTGCCCTGCTGATTTGGGGCAGCTCTTTTATCGCTGCTAAGTATTCTTACGAGATGATCGACCCAGCGCTGATGGTCGAGGCGCGTTTGTTGATTGCCGCGTTGATGGTGTTGCCGTCATGCCGCCGTTATTTGGGCAGGATTCCGCGGAGCGAATGGAAGCCCTTGTTGTGGATTTCCTTTGTCAATTACGTTGTCGTTTTGATGCTCCAGTTTATCGGTTTGAAATACACATCTGCCGCCAGCGCGATTACCATGGTCGGGCTGGAGCCTTTGCTGGTCGTCTTTGTCGGCCATTTCTTCTTCAACGACAAAGCCAAACTGTACCACTGGATTTGCTGCGCGGCGGCGTTTGCCGGCGTGGGCATGATGGTATTGGGCGGCGCGGAAGAGGGCGGTTCGATTGACTGGTTCGGCTGTTTGCTGATTTTGCTCGCAGGATTCGGTTTCGCCGGCGTGATACGTCCGAGCCAAAAAATGATTGCCCGTATCGGTGCGCCCGCATTTACCGCGGCTTCCATGGCGGCGGCGGCGCTGTTGTGCCTGCCGTTTTCGCTGGTGTTGGCAGACAGCTATCAAATCAACTGGTCGTGGGGCGGCACGTTGTCGGTGTTGTATATGGGGATTGGCTGCAGCTGGCTCGCCTATCTGTTGTGGAACAAAGGCATGAACAAAGTCCCTGCCAACGTCTCCGGCCTGCTGATTTCGCTCGAGCCCGTCATCGGCGTTATCATGGCGGTGTTGATTTTGGGCGAACATTTAAGCAGCATGGCCGCGCTGGGCATTACCGTCGTCATTTCGTCCACTTTTGTCGCCGGAGTGTTGGCGCGTATCGGCAGCAAACACAAAAAGGCCGTCTGA
- a CDS encoding chloride channel protein — MVGIVLTEIMHTIQHLAYGYGSDGLYVSFREGVAQASPARRVVVVACCGVVVGLGWWLLKRYGRQQPGIKAVVKNPLAGFPFFETVSHALLQIITVGLGSPLGREVAPREMTAAFASVGINRFGLSEDDARLVIACASGAGLAAVYNVPLASTLFILEAMLGVWTQQAVAAALLTSVIATAVSRIGLGDVQQYHPANLSINTSLLWFSAIIGPILGATAVFFQRTAQKFPFIKRDNIKIIPLAVCMFALIGAIAVWFPEILGNGKAGNQLTFGGMTDWQHSLELTAVKWLVVLMALAAGAYGGLITPSMMLGSTIAFSAAAAWNTFFPEMSSESAAVVGAAVFLGVSLKMPLTAIVFVLELTYAPVALLMPLCAGMAGAVCVAKKMGFK; from the coding sequence ATGGTCGGCATTGTATTAACCGAAATTATGCATACGATTCAACATCTTGCCTATGGTTACGGTTCAGACGGCCTATACGTTTCATTCCGAGAAGGCGTAGCGCAGGCAAGCCCTGCGCGGCGTGTCGTGGTCGTGGCCTGTTGCGGTGTGGTGGTCGGCTTGGGGTGGTGGTTGCTCAAACGCTACGGCAGGCAGCAACCGGGTATCAAAGCCGTGGTTAAAAATCCGCTTGCCGGTTTTCCGTTTTTTGAAACCGTCAGCCATGCCCTGTTGCAAATCATTACTGTCGGGCTGGGCTCGCCGCTCGGCCGCGAAGTTGCGCCGCGCGAAATGACCGCCGCTTTCGCCTCGGTCGGCATCAACCGTTTCGGGTTGAGCGAAGACGATGCAAGGCTGGTCATCGCGTGTGCCTCGGGTGCAGGTTTGGCGGCCGTGTATAACGTGCCACTCGCCTCCACACTTTTCATCCTCGAAGCCATGCTGGGCGTATGGACGCAGCAAGCCGTCGCCGCCGCATTGCTGACTTCCGTCATCGCCACCGCCGTCTCACGCATCGGCTTGGGCGACGTACAGCAATATCATCCGGCCAACCTTTCCATCAACACCTCATTACTTTGGTTTTCCGCCATCATCGGCCCGATACTGGGCGCAACCGCCGTCTTTTTCCAGCGCACCGCCCAAAAATTCCCCTTCATCAAGCGCGACAACATCAAAATCATTCCCTTGGCCGTCTGCATGTTTGCACTCATCGGCGCGATTGCCGTTTGGTTTCCCGAAATTTTGGGCAACGGCAAAGCAGGCAACCAATTGACCTTTGGCGGTATGACCGACTGGCAACACAGCCTTGAGCTGACCGCCGTCAAATGGCTGGTCGTTTTGATGGCGCTGGCGGCAGGCGCATACGGCGGCCTGATTACCCCGTCCATGATGCTCGGCAGTACCATCGCCTTTTCCGCCGCAGCCGCGTGGAACACCTTTTTCCCCGAAATGTCGTCCGAAAGCGCGGCCGTTGTCGGCGCCGCCGTTTTCCTCGGCGTTTCCCTCAAAATGCCCCTGACGGCCATCGTCTTTGTTTTAGAACTCACCTACGCCCCCGTTGCCTTGCTCATGCCCTTATGCGCAGGCATGGCAGGCGCAGTATGCGTGGCGAAGAAAATGGGATTTAAATAG
- the purH gene encoding bifunctional phosphoribosylaminoimidazolecarboxamide formyltransferase/IMP cyclohydrolase, which translates to MSSIKRALISLSDKTGAVEFAQTLTKLGVEILSTGGTAKLLADAGVPVIEVADYTGFPEMLDGRVKTLHPKIHGGILGRRDLDEHVAKMEEHGIGNIDLVCVNLYPFAATIAKPNCTLEDAIENIDIGGPTMVRSAAKNWKHVAIVTDTADFPAIAAELEANNGALSDKTRFNLSRKAFSHTAQYDGMISNYLTSLSDDVLSGQPQIGEFPSQFNQSWIKVQDMRYGENPHQRAAFYRDIYPAAGSLSAYKQLQGKELSYNNIADADAAWEAVKSFDAPACVIVKHANPCGVAVAADTLTAYKLAYATDTTSAFGGIIAFNREVDGETVKQITDNQFMEVLMAPKFTAEALEIAAAKKNVRVLEVPLEAGANRFELKRVGGGLLVQTPDIHRISRADLKVVSKREPTEQEWNDLMFVWNVAKYVKSNAIVFGKGGQTYGIGAGQMSRVDSTRIAARKAQDANFDLNGACAASDAFFPFRDGVDVIAEQGIKAIIHPAGSMRDQEVFDAADEHGIAMVVTGIRHFRH; encoded by the coding sequence ATGTCTTCCATCAAACGCGCCCTGATCAGCCTGTCCGACAAGACAGGCGCAGTCGAATTTGCCCAAACCCTGACCAAGCTCGGTGTTGAAATCCTCTCTACCGGCGGTACAGCAAAGCTCTTGGCTGATGCAGGCGTTCCCGTTATCGAAGTTGCCGACTATACCGGTTTTCCCGAAATGCTCGACGGCCGCGTGAAAACCCTGCATCCGAAAATCCACGGCGGCATCCTCGGCCGTCGCGATTTAGACGAGCACGTCGCCAAGATGGAAGAACACGGCATCGGCAATATCGATTTAGTGTGCGTCAATCTTTATCCCTTCGCCGCCACCATCGCCAAACCAAACTGCACACTGGAAGACGCGATTGAAAACATCGACATCGGCGGCCCGACCATGGTGCGCTCCGCCGCGAAAAACTGGAAACACGTCGCCATCGTTACCGACACAGCCGATTTCCCGGCCATCGCAGCCGAACTCGAAGCCAACAACGGCGCCTTGAGCGACAAAACCCGCTTCAACCTTTCACGCAAAGCATTCAGCCATACCGCCCAATACGACGGCATGATTTCCAACTACCTGACCTCGCTTTCAGACGACGTCTTGAGCGGTCAGCCCCAAATCGGCGAATTTCCAAGCCAGTTCAACCAAAGCTGGATTAAAGTGCAAGACATGCGTTACGGCGAAAACCCGCACCAACGCGCTGCGTTCTACCGCGATATTTACCCTGCCGCAGGTAGCCTTTCTGCCTACAAACAGCTGCAAGGCAAAGAATTGTCTTACAACAACATTGCCGATGCCGATGCTGCCTGGGAAGCCGTCAAATCCTTCGACGCGCCCGCCTGCGTGATCGTGAAACACGCCAACCCGTGCGGTGTCGCCGTTGCCGCCGATACATTGACCGCCTACAAACTCGCCTACGCTACCGACACCACCAGCGCATTCGGCGGCATCATCGCCTTCAACCGCGAAGTGGACGGCGAAACCGTCAAACAAATTACCGACAACCAATTTATGGAAGTCCTCATGGCGCCGAAGTTCACCGCCGAAGCCCTCGAAATTGCCGCTGCCAAGAAAAACGTGCGCGTATTGGAAGTGCCGCTCGAAGCAGGTGCCAACCGCTTTGAACTCAAACGCGTCGGCGGCGGACTGTTGGTACAAACGCCCGACATCCACCGCATCAGCCGCGCCGATTTGAAAGTCGTCTCCAAACGCGAACCGACCGAGCAAGAATGGAACGACCTGATGTTTGTATGGAACGTCGCAAAATACGTCAAATCTAACGCCATCGTCTTCGGCAAAGGCGGTCAAACCTACGGCATCGGCGCAGGCCAAATGAGCCGCGTGGACAGCACCCGCATCGCCGCCCGCAAAGCGCAAGATGCCAATTTCGACCTCAACGGTGCATGTGCCGCTTCCGATGCCTTCTTCCCATTCCGCGACGGCGTAGATGTCATTGCCGAGCAGGGCATCAAAGCCATCATCCACCCCGCAGGCTCCATGCGCGACCAAGAAGTCTTTGACGCAGCGGACGAACACGGCATCGCCATGGTCGTAACCGGCATCCGCCATTTCCGCCACTGA
- a CDS encoding SMI1/KNR4 family protein: MSFSQAELVDFAANLFVNYDEGFEGDAPLTDEIIARVEEELGYSLPIDYIALMRQKNGGSLKRCFFRYTDMDGYECELMVRGIYGIGFTNNNALCGKMGSRFLEDPKNHALPHIGVYFAEEDSGHGFFALDYRNINADGEPPVINIYLDNFHEECIADSFADFVRRLTADK, encoded by the coding sequence ATGTCTTTTAGCCAAGCCGAGTTAGTAGATTTTGCTGCCAATCTTTTTGTTAACTATGACGAAGGTTTTGAAGGGGATGCGCCGCTTACGGATGAGATTATTGCGCGCGTGGAAGAGGAGCTGGGCTATTCTCTGCCCATTGACTATATAGCTTTGATGCGCCAGAAAAATGGCGGTAGTTTGAAACGTTGTTTTTTTCGTTATACCGATATGGATGGATATGAATGCGAACTAATGGTTCGTGGTATATATGGAATTGGTTTTACGAATAATAATGCCCTATGCGGTAAAATGGGCAGTCGTTTTTTGGAAGATCCTAAAAATCACGCATTGCCGCATATTGGCGTTTACTTTGCCGAAGAAGATAGTGGGCACGGATTTTTTGCGCTGGATTATCGCAACATAAATGCCGATGGTGAGCCACCGGTTATCAATATTTATTTGGATAATTTTCATGAAGAATGTATTGCCGACAGCTTTGCTGATTTTGTCCGTCGTTTGACTGCAGACAAGTAA